cTATGTCAAGACACAGCATATTTTACGAGTTCGCGCCGATCACATACGGGacaggaagttgatggtggaccccggcataaaacacgtTCGTGTTAAAAATacttaaattctgaggttttacgcgccaaaaccaagatatgatgaCGAGATACGTAgcagtgtgggactccggattaattttgaccaccttggtttctttaaTGCACTGTACACAGGCGATCTTGCGTTTCGTGcccatcaaaatacggccgccgtggccggtattcgattcCGCGCCCCCGTAAATAGCAGCGCAAAGCCAATGCCATGACTGGCTGCTGTTGTGCAAAAGTAAAAACGCCCTGGCCGCTTCTGGTGTCTCAACGCTGTTGTAGGGTGCCTAGATGCCCTCCTCAcccggagcggcgggcgaggaggtcTTCGAGGAATCCAAAGTTGGTGTCACGGCCGCGATGCTGTAAAGCTGGTGATGTAAGCAATGCCGCCAGCGGCGTTCCAAGCGTCACACGGTGGTGCATGAGTTCAGAGCCGTATGAAAGGATAAGATAGCTTTAGCCTGACGTTTACTGTATGCTCCGCTCAAAGGTGGTATGCACGTAGCTGCTCAGTAGGAACACTAATGTGTGCGCTCGCAATGCCCATGCCAGCAGCAGAGGCGGAACGCCACCTTGGCTTCCCAGCAGAATATATTGAAAGGAGCAAAACTGTGCGTCTATTTGGCTTCGTCGAGCCAGCTCAATCCAGCGTCGATACCATCACAACATGACGCCAGTGATGGTGCCGGTGGCACCCCGCCTCATGTAATGTTCATGTAATAGATACCCAACAAGAAAgcgtaaaataaaaagaaaattaagaaagCCGAGTTGGCATAGGGTTTACGTTCTCCCTTAAGTTACGAAATACTGATACTTAGCACTTAGGCTTACATATTCAGCAATACGTATCTCACCCGGTTTTGGCAAAACTGATGATGTCCGACTTCGGGAGTGCTGGCTCGAAAACAATGTTTGGCCCTTCCGATGCGTACAGGTACACCAGAGAGCCTCTGAGTACTGCTGCACGGGCAAGTCCCAGAAGAGGGCATCGAAGAACCATATCGACCACCAGGTCCCTGAATCCCTGCAGGGCAGATTGGTTGAGTGCCTTCTGTGTATCGCGTGACAGGCTACCGAACGTGTGCCTCGGTTCCTGTCGGGTGAAAAATTTCTGCAGCAGGGCAAACACTGTCGAGGGGTCTTTCGAAGTGGGCATCTCTTGCAGCACAAAGTGGTCTAGGAGCTTGTGCCCTTGCTCCTGGTCATAACCGCAGAGAATTTCCTTGTGGAGAAAGACAGGCGGAAATTCCGAGAAGGCGTGCTGGCAGTCCCCAACAGGAGGCTTGCCGCAACTTGGCATGAACGTTAGGGGCGCCTCCTTGGCCGTCTCCGCGTACATCTTCGCCAGCGGAACACCCCTAAGGCACGTGACGCTCGCGTCGATATCCTTGTCCTTGAGGCATTGCAGCCCCTGCGCAAGCGGACCGAGTGAAGCAGGTCCACCTCGAGGCAGCAGGGACGCCGGTAAGAGGCCCAGAAGAATGAGGCGTTTAAAGAAGCGTCTCCTGCGCAATGTCGAGGCGTACAAGTCCAGAGACGCAATGTAAGAGCCGGAACCATGGCCGAGGCCAACGAGAGAGGAGGGGTCTCCGTTGAACGCGTCGATGTTCTCGCTGATCCAGTCAAGGGCTAGAAATGCATCCTCGATGCCTTGGTTTCCAGGGCTGTCCTTTGTTCCTGCGTCCAAGAACCCAAGCACTCCTAGTCGGTGATGGATGAAGACAACGATCAAGCGGCCGGAGACCGCCAGAGCCTCCCACGTTGTTTCGTACTCTCTGACGTGACCTGTCTGAAACCAATCAGAGGACAGCACCACCAGGACAACAAACCCAGAGCCAAACTTGTTGCACTCTATTGGGGCCCAGATTGAGAGGGTGAGGCAGTCCTCGCTAGAATTCTGCAATGAGGCCATGTCCTGCGAGTAAAAGatgcgttttcttttcttgttagAGAAAGGAAGCGTAAACTCATCTTAGATTAGTGTTTGGTGCTGTTTTAGTCTATGAGCAGGGACAATAAGAAGCCACACCATTGTTCATCATGCAGGACTTGTGTTTCTTACATTCTCAAAACATGAAAAGGCTAATTGAAGTGCTGACAAGGTCATTCCTGACGGACAAATGTTTGGTCATAGGTAGTGTTTACAACATTCGTGTGCTGATTTAGGAGCACCACAAGAACATTCTAGTGGACAAAATATTGCGGAACCATAAGCTATGGCGTTTACTCTCAGACAGACACTAGT
This Dermacentor silvarum isolate Dsil-2018 chromosome 6, BIME_Dsil_1.4, whole genome shotgun sequence DNA region includes the following protein-coding sequences:
- the LOC119456931 gene encoding carboxylesterase 3 yields the protein MLSPSALSLQNVSGFGGLPKTGDVRGLYSSTSFYRGREKPWYRRHLPLLVFVTALILAVASLMLFLLMRYYAAAAAAGSTLTPQYACAEEYLTVELKSLGGAVRGRSTYTGAVHTFFGIPYGGDTSGDNRFRLPNNKTNIGDSQTVFHAYQHGPRCPQDMASLQNSSEDCLTLSIWAPIECNKFGSGFVVLVVLSSDWFQTGHVREYETTWEALAVSGRLIVVFIHHRLGVLGFLDAGTKDSPGNQGIEDAFLALDWISENIDAFNGDPSSLVGLGHGSGSYIASLDLYASTLRRRRFFKRLILLGLLPASLLPRGGPASLGPLAQGLQCLKDKDIDASVTCLRGVPLAKMYAETAKEAPLTFMPSCGKPPVGDCQHAFSEFPPVFLHKEILCGYDQEQGHKLLDHFVLQEMPTSKDPSTVFALLQKFFTRQEPRHTFGSLSRDTQKALNQSALQGFRDLVVDMVLRCPLLGLARAAVLRGSLVYLYASEGPNIVFEPALPKSDIISFAKTGNVSWQPFSDHSRVLVVTSSSNIVMEWGEEMCALANNLSRTIFS